From the genome of Candidatus Effluviviaceae Genus V sp., one region includes:
- the rsmD gene encoding 16S rRNA (guanine(966)-N(2))-methyltransferase RsmD, which produces MTEERVRVIAGELKGRSIAAPPGTTARPTYDRVRESLFGMLEPDLPGANVLDLFAGSGSLGIEALSRGAREATFIEQSGKVLRVLEDNIESLGLRGRSLVIRGDALRLVRERRVPTAPFDVVFVDPPYSSGHAERALRCIGPLVAPRGVVVVERARGTDADGAQDDASSRLELVRRRGYGSTEVDIYRSAGEHEPREGQ; this is translated from the coding sequence GTGACGGAGGAACGCGTGCGCGTGATCGCCGGAGAGCTGAAGGGGCGGTCGATCGCCGCGCCACCCGGGACCACGGCGAGGCCGACGTACGATCGCGTGCGGGAGTCGCTCTTCGGGATGCTCGAACCCGACCTTCCCGGCGCCAACGTGCTCGATCTCTTCGCGGGCTCGGGGAGTCTGGGGATCGAGGCCCTGTCGCGCGGCGCGCGTGAGGCGACCTTCATCGAGCAGAGCGGGAAGGTGCTCCGCGTCCTCGAGGACAACATCGAGAGCCTGGGCCTCCGCGGGAGGTCCCTCGTGATCCGCGGGGACGCCCTCAGACTCGTCAGGGAGCGGAGAGTTCCGACGGCGCCGTTCGACGTCGTCTTCGTCGACCCTCCTTACTCGAGCGGCCACGCCGAACGGGCGCTTCGTTGCATCGGACCGCTCGTCGCGCCCCGTGGTGTCGTCGTTGTGGAACGGGCCCGCGGGACGGATGCGGACGGCGCTCAGGACGACGCATCCTCTCGACTCGAACTGGTGCGCCGCAGAGGCTACGGCTCGACTGAGGTCGATATCTACCGGTCTGCAGGTGAACACGAACCGAGGGAGGGCCAGTGA
- the coaD gene encoding pantetheine-phosphate adenylyltransferase, whose amino-acid sequence MRTAIYPGTFDPITNGHLDLIRRALRLFDRIVVAVGTARDKDPMFTAGERVELIEGAVEDLGNVTVISFEGLLVSTVRDVGAAAILRGLREVSDFEYEFQMALMNRRLAAEIETVFLMPSERYTYLNSTIVKEVFTLGGDVSGLVPPNVFDELARRRDRGGSR is encoded by the coding sequence GTGAGAACCGCCATCTACCCCGGGACGTTCGACCCGATAACGAACGGTCATCTCGACCTGATCAGGCGCGCGCTCAGGCTCTTCGACAGGATTGTCGTGGCCGTCGGGACCGCCAGGGACAAGGACCCGATGTTCACCGCCGGCGAGCGCGTGGAGCTGATCGAGGGGGCCGTCGAGGACCTCGGGAACGTGACAGTGATCTCGTTCGAAGGACTGCTCGTCAGCACGGTCCGGGATGTCGGTGCGGCAGCGATCCTCAGGGGCCTGAGAGAGGTGTCGGACTTCGAGTACGAGTTCCAGATGGCTCTCATGAACCGGCGGCTTGCTGCGGAGATCGAGACGGTCTTTCTCATGCCGAGCGAGCGCTACACCTACCTGAACTCCACGATCGTCAAGGAGGTCTTCACGCTCGGCGGCGACGTTTCCGGACTTGTCCCCCCCAATGTCTTCGATGAACTGGCGCGTCGGCGCGACCGGGGCGGTTCCCGATGA